The following DNA comes from Longimicrobium sp..
CTTGATGTACACCTCGGTGCTGCCGCACCACACCATCACCAGCCGGTCGCACCCCTTCTCCTGCTTGAAGCGGCGGATGTCCTCGCGCAGCGCGTCGGCCCAGGCGCGCTTGCTGGTGCCGGGCTTGACGTTGATCCCCTCCAGCTTCTTCACGTAGCGCTGGTCGAACGCCGCGGGCATCGGCTTGATGGACTGCAGGAAGTCCCTGATGGGCTCGATGTGCTCGTGGCGGTCCAGCACGCCGGCGTTCAGCGCCGACTCGTAGGCGTCCTGCGGGAACGGGTCCCAGGCGCCGAAGACGATGTCGTTCAGGCTGGCGAGAGGGACGAAGTCGCTGATCTTGGGCGCGCGGTTGTCGGTGCGCTTGCCCAGGCGGATGGTGCCGTACTGGGTGAGGCTGCCGATGGGGCGCGCCAGCCCGCGGCGCGCCAGCTCCACGCCCGCGATGAAGGTCGTCGACACGGCGCCAAGGCCGGGAAGCAGGATGCCCAGCCGGCCCCCCGCGGGGCGCGGCGCGTACTGGTCGGTGCGCACGGTGGTCTACCTGTTGACGGGTTCGGGAACGCTCCGGCCGGTGGCCGGGGCGGAAGGAACGGGTTGGGTCTTCCGGAGGTACTGCGCCACCCACCAGATGCGGTA
Coding sequences within:
- a CDS encoding inositol-3-phosphate synthase, producing MRTDQYAPRPAGGRLGILLPGLGAVSTTFIAGVELARRGLARPIGSLTQYGTIRLGKRTDNRAPKISDFVPLASLNDIVFGAWDPFPQDAYESALNAGVLDRHEHIEPIRDFLQSIKPMPAAFDQRYVKKLEGINVKPGTSKRAWADALREDIRRFKQEKGCDRLVMVWCGSTEVYIK